One Planctomycetia bacterium DNA segment encodes these proteins:
- a CDS encoding sulfatase, giving the protein MTRNVRRALLSVLFAVCAQARAAAADAPPNIVVFLVDDLGVMDTSVPFLTDTSGKPQRYPLNDFYRTPNLDRLAARGVRFNNFYAMSVCSPTRISIATGQNAARHRTTNWISWEKDNRGPQGPPEWNWRGLQKGDVTLASLLQAGGYRTIHIGKGHFAPRAFNGADPKNLGFDVNVGGASIGAPGSYYGKQNYDGAGKPTAHGVLGLDPYYGTDTFLTEALTLEAKRHVGDAVKIVKPFFLNFAHYAVHSPFDSDPRFAAHYRDSSKSPQAQAFATLVEGMDKSLGDLLDHLELLGVAENTLIFFLGDNGSDAPLGHQHDVACAAPLRGKKGSHYEGGMRVPFVAAWAKPDESRAVQRRLPITAGAIQPQQAAVYDIFPTILNTAGVQPPAAHEIDGLTLAPLLTGKPDATRPTSFLMHYPHAPHRTDYFTVYRDGPWKVIYHYFPTQVSQGSHYQLFQLADDPFEQHDLAAAQSAELRRMMQGLITALEKHNALYPVDKDGTTPARPKLP; this is encoded by the coding sequence ATGACGCGAAACGTTCGGCGCGCGTTGCTCTCGGTCTTGTTCGCGGTTTGTGCGCAGGCTCGCGCCGCGGCGGCCGATGCGCCTCCGAACATCGTCGTCTTTCTCGTCGACGATCTGGGGGTGATGGACACCTCGGTGCCGTTTCTCACCGATACATCGGGCAAGCCGCAGCGATATCCGCTCAACGATTTCTATCGCACGCCCAACCTCGATCGGCTCGCTGCGCGCGGGGTGCGCTTCAACAACTTCTACGCGATGAGCGTCTGCTCGCCGACGCGCATCTCGATCGCGACCGGGCAGAACGCCGCTCGGCATCGAACGACGAATTGGATCAGCTGGGAAAAAGACAACCGCGGACCGCAGGGCCCGCCGGAGTGGAACTGGCGCGGGCTCCAGAAGGGAGACGTGACGCTCGCCTCGCTGTTGCAAGCCGGCGGCTATCGAACGATCCATATCGGCAAAGGGCATTTCGCGCCGCGCGCCTTCAATGGGGCCGATCCGAAGAATCTCGGCTTCGATGTCAACGTAGGCGGGGCTTCCATCGGCGCGCCGGGAAGCTACTACGGCAAACAGAACTACGATGGAGCCGGAAAGCCGACGGCGCACGGCGTACTCGGGCTCGACCCTTACTATGGGACCGATACGTTTCTCACCGAAGCCTTGACGCTCGAAGCCAAACGGCATGTCGGCGATGCGGTGAAGATCGTGAAGCCGTTCTTTCTGAACTTCGCGCACTACGCCGTCCACTCGCCGTTCGACTCCGACCCGCGCTTCGCGGCTCACTATCGCGACAGCAGCAAGAGCCCGCAGGCGCAGGCCTTCGCGACGTTGGTCGAAGGGATGGATAAATCGCTCGGCGACTTGCTCGATCATTTGGAATTGCTCGGAGTCGCTGAGAACACGCTGATTTTTTTCCTCGGCGATAACGGCAGCGACGCGCCGCTCGGACATCAACACGACGTCGCGTGTGCGGCACCTCTGCGCGGCAAGAAGGGCTCGCACTACGAGGGAGGAATGCGGGTTCCGTTCGTGGCAGCCTGGGCGAAGCCCGACGAAAGCCGAGCGGTGCAGCGTCGTCTGCCGATCACCGCCGGCGCGATTCAACCGCAGCAAGCCGCGGTCTACGATATCTTCCCGACGATCTTGAACACGGCCGGAGTTCAGCCGCCGGCCGCGCACGAGATCGACGGACTAACGCTCGCCCCGCTCCTCACCGGCAAGCCCGACGCGACGCGCCCGACGAGCTTCCTTATGCATTATCCCCACGCACCGCATCGGACGGACTACTTCACCGTCTATCGCGACGGCCCGTGGAAAGTGATCTATCACTATTTCCCGACGCAGGTCTCTCAAGGATCGCACTACCAACTCTTCCAACTCGCCGACGACCCTTTCGAGCAACACGATCTCGCCGCCGCGCAATCGGCGGAGCTGCGCCGCATGATGCAAGGCCTGATCACGGCGCTGGAGAAACACAACGCGCTCTATCCCGTCGACAAAGACGGCACGACCCCGGCCCGCCCGAAGCTGCCGTAG
- a CDS encoding alpha/beta fold hydrolase — MRLFMPAVAGSIALLVATSTQAQAPAVKPAYKLQITADRPEGIYKSGEEATFSVQLLQDDKPAAGVELNYTLSIDGHKTLSTGKTSSADRPFSVKGKLTEPGFLRLAVICKPDGQTLLAAQAGVGYDPLAIKPSLPVPDDFDEFWNNQKSLLAAVPMKSQLTPVASQIPTVECFDLEVDCLGGKPVSGYFARPKNAEPKSLPAILFVHGAGVRSSSLGVAMSAANRSRCLALDLNAHGIPNGKPPEFYTNLNNGELKQYTQQGRDSRETIYFRGMYLRLIRAIDFLCAQPEWDGKIVIVRGASQGGGQALAAAGLDARVTAFYAGVPALCDHSGNVVDRIAGWPKIVPLGADRKPDAKVLQAARYIDAMNFATRTKAEGIVTVGFIDGTCPPTSIYATYNNLPGRKEMIDGVPYGHREWPESVDRADKMFLEHIARIKGTK, encoded by the coding sequence ATGCGACTCTTCATGCCGGCCGTTGCTGGATCTATCGCCTTGCTGGTTGCGACTTCCACGCAAGCTCAAGCCCCGGCAGTGAAGCCGGCGTACAAGTTGCAGATCACGGCGGATCGGCCCGAGGGGATTTACAAGTCGGGCGAGGAAGCGACGTTCAGCGTTCAGTTGCTCCAAGACGACAAGCCTGCCGCCGGCGTCGAGTTGAACTACACGCTCAGCATCGATGGTCATAAGACGCTGAGCACGGGAAAGACTTCCTCGGCAGACCGACCGTTCAGCGTGAAAGGCAAGCTCACCGAGCCGGGCTTCTTAAGGCTCGCGGTGATATGCAAGCCCGACGGACAAACGCTGCTCGCCGCTCAGGCCGGCGTGGGTTACGATCCGCTCGCGATCAAGCCGAGCCTGCCGGTGCCGGACGACTTCGACGAGTTCTGGAACAACCAAAAGAGCCTGCTGGCGGCGGTGCCGATGAAATCGCAGCTCACGCCGGTCGCATCGCAGATTCCCACGGTCGAGTGCTTCGATCTCGAAGTCGACTGCCTCGGCGGCAAGCCGGTGTCGGGCTACTTCGCTCGGCCGAAGAACGCCGAGCCGAAAAGCTTGCCCGCGATCCTGTTCGTGCACGGAGCCGGAGTGCGCTCCAGTAGCCTCGGGGTTGCGATGTCGGCAGCCAATCGTAGTCGCTGCTTAGCGCTTGATCTCAACGCTCACGGCATTCCCAACGGCAAGCCGCCGGAGTTCTACACGAATCTCAACAACGGCGAGCTGAAGCAATACACGCAACAAGGGCGCGACAGCCGCGAGACGATCTACTTCCGCGGCATGTATCTCCGCTTGATCCGCGCGATCGACTTCCTTTGCGCACAACCGGAATGGGATGGGAAGATCGTGATCGTGCGCGGGGCCAGCCAAGGGGGTGGACAAGCATTAGCGGCTGCGGGGCTCGATGCACGCGTGACCGCGTTCTATGCCGGAGTGCCGGCCTTGTGCGATCACTCGGGCAATGTCGTCGACCGGATTGCGGGCTGGCCGAAGATCGTGCCGCTCGGCGCCGACCGCAAGCCCGATGCCAAGGTGTTGCAGGCCGCCCGCTATATCGACGCGATGAACTTCGCCACGCGCACCAAGGCCGAAGGCATTGTTACCGTTGGCTTCATCGACGGCACCTGCCCGCCGACGAGCATCTATGCGACGTACAACAATCTACCGGGTCGCAAGGAGATGATCGACGGCGTACCGTACGGCCATCGCGAATGGCCCGAGTCCGTCGATCGCGCCGACAAGATGTTCCTCGAACACATCGCGCGCATCAAAGGAACGAAGTAA
- a CDS encoding CBS domain-containing protein — MTAADNNPLAHKTTVAELSGVVGDIMCKKCVTVLPNVSAADTAEQIAASGDRHAVVVDSDRRIMGVVSQRDIFTHFMETLQDQRAAQPAATGQAPWEIGSLIHDQPVTVLPDVLLCNAGLVMANYKIDCLPVVDENKLLLGIVSIKELLRHITGKLDAGLEEEFTFFTPEKKSRPQIPAFFRRANGALVLPSSCLEDPTSVPEFAVLGYEAATGRIAVRLTSDKNEEGGRKVQKDNDSLVIAASDFVARFDIKLHVSAFDVTRHRKLNCVILTPKQSLPTHVAAEKIVAVV, encoded by the coding sequence ATGACGGCAGCGGACAATAACCCCCTTGCCCATAAAACGACGGTGGCCGAATTGTCGGGCGTCGTCGGCGACATCATGTGCAAGAAGTGCGTTACGGTGTTGCCGAACGTCTCGGCAGCCGATACCGCGGAGCAAATCGCCGCGTCGGGCGATCGCCACGCCGTGGTCGTCGATAGCGATCGGCGCATCATGGGAGTCGTCTCGCAGCGCGATATCTTCACGCACTTCATGGAGACGCTCCAAGACCAACGAGCGGCTCAGCCGGCCGCGACGGGCCAAGCCCCGTGGGAAATCGGCAGCTTGATCCACGATCAACCGGTCACGGTCTTGCCCGACGTTCTGCTGTGCAACGCCGGCCTGGTGATGGCGAACTACAAGATCGATTGCCTGCCGGTCGTCGACGAAAATAAGCTGCTGCTCGGCATCGTCAGCATTAAAGAACTCCTGCGACACATCACCGGCAAGCTCGACGCCGGGCTCGAAGAAGAGTTTACGTTCTTCACTCCCGAGAAGAAATCGCGCCCGCAGATTCCGGCTTTCTTCCGCCGGGCCAACGGAGCCTTGGTGTTGCCGAGTTCCTGCTTGGAAGATCCGACGAGCGTTCCTGAATTCGCCGTGCTCGGCTACGAAGCGGCGACCGGGCGCATCGCCGTGCGACTCACCTCCGACAAAAATGAAGAAGGTGGGCGCAAAGTTCAAAAGGATAACGATAGCCTCGTGATCGCGGCGAGCGACTTCGTGGCCCGCTTCGACATCAAGCTGCACGTTTCGGCGTTCGACGTCACGCGGCACCGCAAACTCAATTGCGTGATCCTCACGCCGAAGCAATCCCTCCCGACGCATGTCGCAGCGGAAAAGATCGTCGCGGTAGTTTAG
- a CDS encoding transporter: MRRMVLVLAFVSCRLLGGDVAPACAQYETRERGEAAERKELETDRDAFTPATNTVGRRLAVFETSYSFIDNRTVAETHSLPETLLRYGVNDWFELRAGWNYEVGGTGDIVSGSEGGEGSEAGGIERESQFLYGCKVALTEQRGFIPRSATILQGYTPSSGKAPATDVALAYTFGWELANRWRLDSAMRYGTEHAEHDVFNQWAPSVVLRVPLTERWNVHAEYFGIYSQGSEREFSRAFFSPGTHYLLTENLELGVRLGWGLTNDASNFFSNVGIGWRF; this comes from the coding sequence ATGCGTCGGATGGTACTCGTTCTCGCGTTCGTCTCGTGCCGTCTGCTGGGCGGCGACGTCGCGCCGGCATGTGCGCAGTACGAAACGCGCGAGCGTGGCGAAGCGGCGGAGCGGAAGGAACTCGAGACCGACCGCGATGCCTTCACGCCGGCGACGAACACCGTCGGCCGCCGGCTCGCGGTCTTCGAGACCTCGTATTCGTTTATCGACAACCGAACCGTCGCCGAGACGCATAGTCTGCCCGAAACCCTTTTGCGTTACGGCGTGAACGATTGGTTCGAGCTGCGGGCCGGCTGGAATTACGAAGTCGGCGGCACCGGCGACATCGTTTCCGGCAGCGAAGGGGGCGAAGGTTCCGAGGCCGGCGGCATCGAGCGCGAGTCGCAGTTCCTCTACGGCTGCAAGGTGGCGCTCACGGAGCAACGGGGCTTCATCCCGCGTAGCGCGACGATCCTGCAAGGCTACACACCGTCGAGCGGCAAGGCGCCGGCGACGGATGTGGCGCTCGCATATACGTTCGGCTGGGAGTTAGCCAACCGGTGGCGGCTCGACTCCGCGATGCGCTACGGCACCGAGCATGCCGAACATGACGTGTTCAACCAATGGGCGCCGTCGGTCGTGCTGCGCGTGCCCCTTACGGAACGCTGGAACGTGCATGCCGAATACTTCGGCATCTATTCGCAAGGCTCCGAGCGCGAGTTCAGCCGGGCGTTCTTCAGCCCGGGCACGCACTATCTGCTGACCGAAAACCTGGAGCTCGGCGTGCGCCTCGGCTGGGGTCTTACGAACGACGCCTCGAACTTCTTCTCGAACGTCGGTATCGGTTGGCGGTTTTAG
- a CDS encoding arylsulfatase has translation MTRIRPWLLAAFAVVAVSGWEAEASAQQPAAKKPNILVIWGDDIGTWNISHNNRGMMGYKTPNIDRLANEGVGFTDYYAQQSCTAGRAAFISGSVPVRSGMTKVGMPGAKEGWQKTDVTMATVLKSQGYATGQFGKNHQGDRDEHLPTMHGFDEFLGSLYHLNAEEEPENRDYPRDMKLPNGKTFLEQFGPRGVLKCKADGAGGQTIENLGPLTKKRMETIDDKSIAAAKDFIKRQHAAGQPFFCWWNGTRMHFRTHVKEEHKGLSGPSGDEYHDGMVEHDLHVGELLKLIDELGLTDETIVQYSTDNGPHYNTWPDAGTTPFRSEKNSNWEGAFRVPCFVRWPGHFPKNVTLNGIVSHEDWLPTFAAAAGAPDIKEKLLKGGVELNGRTYKNHIDGKNLLDYLSGKEKDSPRKSFIYVGDDGNVMSIRVGDWKATYLENRAEQLQVWREPLVKLRLPLLFNLRRDPFEKSQHNSNTYHDWMIDRAFVLVPLQGVASEFLMTLKEFPPSQKPGDWSLESLERQVKQMTTAGE, from the coding sequence ATGACACGAATTCGACCCTGGCTCTTAGCGGCATTCGCCGTCGTCGCGGTCAGCGGTTGGGAAGCCGAAGCCTCGGCCCAACAGCCCGCCGCGAAGAAGCCGAACATCCTCGTCATCTGGGGCGACGACATCGGCACCTGGAACATCAGCCACAACAACCGGGGCATGATGGGCTACAAGACGCCGAACATCGATCGCCTTGCCAACGAAGGGGTCGGGTTCACCGACTACTACGCGCAACAATCCTGCACCGCGGGCCGCGCGGCGTTCATTTCCGGGAGCGTGCCCGTTCGCTCCGGCATGACGAAGGTCGGCATGCCCGGTGCGAAGGAAGGTTGGCAGAAGACCGACGTCACGATGGCTACGGTCTTGAAGAGCCAGGGCTACGCCACGGGGCAGTTCGGCAAGAACCATCAGGGAGATCGCGATGAGCATCTGCCGACGATGCACGGTTTCGATGAGTTCCTCGGCAGCCTCTATCACCTCAACGCCGAGGAAGAGCCGGAAAATCGCGACTATCCGAGGGACATGAAACTCCCCAACGGCAAAACGTTCCTCGAGCAGTTCGGCCCGCGCGGGGTGTTGAAGTGCAAGGCCGACGGCGCCGGCGGACAGACGATCGAGAATCTCGGCCCGCTCACCAAGAAGCGGATGGAAACGATCGACGATAAATCCATCGCCGCGGCCAAGGACTTTATCAAGCGTCAGCATGCGGCCGGCCAACCGTTCTTCTGCTGGTGGAACGGCACCCGGATGCACTTCCGCACGCATGTGAAGGAAGAGCACAAAGGACTCTCGGGCCCGAGCGGCGACGAATATCACGACGGCATGGTCGAGCACGACCTGCACGTCGGTGAGTTGCTTAAGCTGATCGACGAGCTCGGCCTTACCGACGAGACGATCGTGCAATACTCGACCGACAACGGCCCGCACTACAACACCTGGCCTGACGCCGGCACGACCCCCTTCCGCAGCGAGAAGAACTCGAACTGGGAAGGGGCTTTCCGCGTGCCGTGCTTCGTCCGCTGGCCTGGTCACTTCCCGAAGAACGTGACCCTCAACGGCATCGTTTCGCACGAAGACTGGCTCCCGACGTTCGCTGCGGCGGCCGGCGCGCCGGACATCAAGGAAAAGCTGCTCAAGGGTGGCGTCGAGCTTAACGGCCGGACCTACAAGAACCACATCGACGGCAAGAACCTGCTCGACTACCTCAGCGGCAAAGAGAAGGATTCGCCGCGAAAGTCGTTTATCTACGTGGGCGACGACGGCAACGTGATGTCGATCCGCGTCGGCGACTGGAAAGCGACCTACTTGGAAAACCGCGCCGAGCAACTGCAAGTCTGGCGCGAGCCGCTCGTCAAGCTGCGCTTGCCGCTGCTCTTCAACCTCCGCCGCGATCCGTTCGAGAAGTCGCAACACAACTCGAACACCTACCACGATTGGATGATCGATCGGGCCTTCGTGCTCGTGCCGCTGCAGGGCGTAGCCAGTGAGTTCCTGATGACCTTGAAAGAGTTCCCGCCGAGCCAAAAGCCGGGCGATTGGAGTCTTGAGTCGCTTGAGCGGCAGGTCAAGCAAATGACGACTGCCGGAGAATAA
- a CDS encoding SDR family oxidoreductase: MKIVVIGGSGLIGKKVVANLRGRGHDVVAASPSSGVNTVTGEGLTQAIAGAQVVVDVANAPAWEDSAVLAFFETSGRNLLAAEAAAGVGHHVALSVVGTERLLASGYFRAKMAQENLIKAASIPYTIVRATQFFEFIGGIAQAATEGKTVRLPPALMQPIVSDDVAAVVADAALAKPLNGTVDLAGHEPIRQDDLVRQFLRATGDERTVVTDPQALYFGLMVDDRSLMPDGENPLLGPTRFSDWLARSRA, encoded by the coding sequence ATGAAAATTGTCGTCATCGGCGGGAGCGGACTGATCGGAAAAAAGGTCGTGGCGAACCTGCGTGGGCGCGGGCACGACGTCGTGGCGGCATCGCCCTCGTCAGGCGTCAACACCGTTACCGGCGAGGGACTAACGCAAGCGATCGCCGGAGCGCAGGTAGTCGTCGACGTTGCGAATGCGCCCGCTTGGGAGGATAGCGCCGTGCTGGCGTTCTTCGAGACGTCGGGTCGCAATCTGCTGGCCGCGGAAGCCGCCGCGGGCGTAGGTCATCATGTGGCGTTGTCGGTCGTCGGCACCGAACGCCTGCTCGCGAGCGGTTACTTCCGCGCGAAGATGGCGCAAGAAAATCTGATCAAGGCTGCTTCGATTCCGTACACCATCGTTCGTGCCACGCAGTTCTTCGAGTTCATCGGCGGCATCGCGCAAGCGGCGACGGAAGGAAAGACGGTTCGCCTGCCGCCGGCTCTGATGCAGCCGATCGTGTCGGACGACGTCGCCGCGGTCGTGGCCGACGCGGCCCTCGCGAAACCGTTGAACGGTACGGTCGATCTGGCCGGGCACGAACCGATCCGTCAAGACGATCTCGTGCGGCAATTCCTCCGCGCGACAGGCGATGAACGAACGGTCGTCACCGATCCGCAGGCGCTCTATTTCGGCCTGATGGTCGACGATCGATCGCTGATGCCGGACGGCGAGAATCCACTTCTCGGTCCGACCCGCTTCTCGGATTGGCTTGCACGAAGTCGAGCATAG